A stretch of DNA from Shewanella sediminis HAW-EB3:
TTGCCCAACACCTTAGCCCCGGCGCCAATCATGACACCTTGCCTGATCTTGGGGTGACGATCGCCCTGCTGATTACCCGTACCACCAAGTGTGACCGACTGCAGCAAGGAAACATTATCTTCTATCACGGCCGTTTCGCCGATGACGATACCGGTCGCATGGTCAAACATGATACCCGTGCCTATCTTACAGGCCGGATGAATATCCACCCCGAACACCTCAGAGTTTCGGCTCTGAATAAATTGAGCTAACTCTCTCCTGTCCTGTTGCCACAGGCAGTGCGCTAAACGGTGAACCTGTATCGCCTGAAAGCCTTTTAGGTTGAGCATCACGGTCAGATAACTGCTCACCGCAGGATCACGATCTTTTACCGCCTTAATATCGGTCGCCACGTTCGTCAGCATCTCGTCACAATGAATAAAGGCTTTATCGAAGAGTTCGCGGAAGGTAAAAGGCGACACCACACCATCGGAGAGTTTATTGGCAACAACAAAGCTTAATGCAGAGCCCAGACACTCATGGTTGAGTATCGAAGTATAAACATGACTGGCCAGTAGAGGTTCTTGTTTAACCAGAGCCTCTGCCTCTACCCTGAGCTGCTCCCAAACTTCATAACGCATATTATTGCTCTTAAAATAATGAAGAAATACCGAATAATGATCTTAACTCAATCCCTGAATAAAACATCTCGTTATAAGAGCGATTAGTTATATGGAATAACAATTGGTTTGCAACTGTATCCCAAAATGTGCGCCATCCGATAGAAAGCCTTTTTTTAATCAGGCTTTCAGCTCAAATTCATCAATCACTTACAGTTAAACTTCGTCTAACAACTAACGTCGTGGAATTCCATTCCCCTTCTCGCAACAAAGAGTAGTGCTAGGAGGACTAGCCGAGTGTGGGTTGAAAATCCACGACGTTAATGGCCGTCAGGCCATAGAGCGATGAAATCACATAAAATGATTCAAGCACAGCTTGGTTACCTGTAATCGAAGAGCAAAAGCTGGATTCCGGCCAACAAACATGCCGGAATGACACTCGAATCCCCTGCACCCTATCAAACGGAATAGATCCGATTTCGACACAACAAGTCGAAATCACCAATCCCCTGCTACACTCAATACTCTTGATACGTTATAAAATTAACTCTTAATAACATCGCTTTGCGATATAAATAGAACTGCTACGCATATCTATTAAACAAAAGGATTTGTTTATGGCAATCGCCTGTGTCGCCACCCGTGCCAGCAAAGGAGTCGAGGCCCCCTCGGTAACAGTAGAGGTTCATCTGAGCAATGGCCTGCCAGCCTTCAACCTAGTCGGGCTTCCCGAGACCTCAGTCAAGGAAGCTAAAGAGCGGGTTCGCAGCGCGATTATCAATGCTGGGTTTGAATTTCCCATGCGCCGTATCACGGTCAACCTGGCCCCAGCCGATCTCCCCAAACAGGGGGGGCGCTACGACCTTCCCATCGCCATCGGTATCCTTGCCGCATCTAAGCAGGTTCCTAAAAACTCACTCAAAGACCATGAGTTTGTCGGCGAGCTGGCACTCTCCGGCCATATACGTCACTGCCATGGCCTATTGCCTGTGATTGTCGATGCCCGCAAACAAGATACCACCTTGGTCATTCCGCTGGATAACAGGGATGATGCCGAACTGGTGGGTTATCAAAAAGTCCATTTCGCCTGTCATCTGCAAACCCTGAGCGAATATCTGCACGGACAGACGCCACTGCCGGGTATACAGACCGAGCTTGAGTGGATAGATACAGAGACGCAAGAACACACAAGCTGTATGAGCGAAGTCATAGGCCAATACCAGGCCAAGCTGGGTTTAGAGATAGCGGCCGCCGGTAATCATAACCTACTTCTGCTCGGCCCACCCGGCACCGGAAAGAGCATGCTGGCCAGCCGCATGATGCAACTATTGCCTCCGTTGAGTTATGACGAGGCACTCGAGGTGGCGGCGCTTCACTCAGTAGCCGGCATGTCCCTCGCGCCTAAGCAATTTTATCGGCGTCCATTTCGAAACCCACACCACACCAGCTCGGCCATCTCTTTAGTCGGAGGTGGCAGCAATCCCAAACCCGGAGAGATCTCATTGGCGCACCGGGGAGTACTCTTTTTAGACGAGGTGGTCGAGTTTCCACGTCGGGTACTCGATTGTCTTCGAGAGCCGATGGAAAGCGGCGAGGTCGTCATCTCCCGCGCCGCGGCTAAACTCACCTTCGCCAGTCGCTTCCAATTGGTTGCGGCGATGAATCCAAGCCCTTGTGGCGATGTCGATAACGCCAGGGCGACACAAGATCAGATCCAGCGATACCTGTCGCGACTGTCAGGGCCATTTCTGGATAGATTCGATCTGACCATTGAGGTGCCTAAACTGCCTGCCGGCGCCTTGACCCAAAAAGTCGATATGGGAGAAACCAGTGAATCGATAGCAATTCGGGTGAAGAGTGCCAGAGAGCTGCAACTTGCCCGTGCCGGTGTACTTAACAGCGAATTGAGTGGACGACAGCTACAAGAGAGTGGCGGGTTCGAACAGTCCGATCTGCTTTTTCTCGAACAGAGCGTCAACAAACTGGGCTTATCGGTGAGAAGCTTTCATCGATTGCAACGGGTGGCTCGTACCATTGCAGATCTGCAACATAGCAAGCGCGTCGATCGCAGCCACATTGCTCAGGCACTGGGTTATCGTGCCATGGATAGATTATTGAATAGCCTTAAATCGGCTTATTGAACACGCTTTGCTAATAGGTGAAACTCTAATCATCTATCTTCACTATTTTGCACCTACAGAGACACCACAGCCGAGCTTTAGATCGGGATCAGGCAGACAGAGCTTATGACTAATAATTGCTCTCCAATCTCGATTAAGCAAAGCCGTGAAATATTCGCTGCCGGGCTCTAATAAACTAAACAGCGGGAATGGCGAGCCAGCACTATATTGACCACTGTGTTGATGCTTTGCAATTTTATCCATAACTACCGCACCTGCAAGAAAATGGCCTCCGCCTAACGCAGTGATTTTGTCCTGCTGACGCAAACGCAATACTTTTTCAGAGGTATTGACGGTACTGATGAAAATGTCTCTTCCAGCAATAATTCCCTGCTCCTCCAGTGCCCGTAATACACCAAAAGCCATATGGTCATTGGCGGTCCAAATACCTGTCAGATTAGGATAGCGTTTAAGCATCTTTAATGTCAGCCAATATGCCGAATCCTCTCGCCAATGGGCATAAACAACTTGATGCAAAGTCAGCTGAGTTTGTGACTTAAAGAAGTCAGCAGCCCCAGACGTTCTATCTACAGAGGCAGGAGTTAGGGTGTCGCCTGAAATGCATATAACTTCGGGAGATTCAGAGGTCATGGATTCAGCTAGGGCTCGCGCTGAATCTTGGCCGATAAAGTAGTTATCTGGCACCACCGCAGGCAGTAAAAATTTCTGCCAATGCGGATCTTGCTTAAGCTGTGCTCTCTCCTCCTTACTGATATCATTAAGCATCAAGGCCACATACACAGGCCGACCATAAAATGATTCAAGCATCTTCGAAGCACTAGCCTCTTCGCTAACCAGCACAACATATTTAGGCAGGGTCTTTGATCGTACCAAGGCATTTACCTGATCTATCATCAATAGACGGTCTCGATTGGAGTGAAGGATTTCAAGTTCCAAGCCAACTAGGTTTGCCGCTTCAGCCATTGCTTGATCAACATCACCCCAGAAACTTTCTTGCGCTTTTCCGGGGTTAAAAAAGATCACATCAGCCTTAGCTTGCACCTGGGTACACAACAGGCAAAGCAGACAAAATAGAGATATCAACTTCATGCAGCCTTCCTTTTTGTCGACACCGTTAGCAATTGACATGATAACAATGAGAATCATTACACCTGTTAGTTTAGCAAATCACACCTCAAGCTACAAAGCCATATCATTTTCAGTGCCAGCAATATGCGACCATTTACCGGCTATTTTCCATAAGAAAATGTGAATATTTCCATGATTGAGCACATCTAGATTGAGCAAAAGCCCTACTGCTAGTAATATAAGTCTCCAATTTTTATCGGGGGATGTTAAGTGGGTGGAGTTTTTTCATTAATCAGAGGCTGTCTCGCATTTGTTTGCTGGGTCATTAATACCATTTTTTGGGTATTACCCATTGTCATTTTAAGCCCGATTAAACTTATCCCAATCGCTGCGATACGAAAGGCTTGCTCTTCACTGCTCGATAACTGCGCGAGCGCCTGGATAAGCATTAACGGCGTCATAGAACGCATTTTTCACCCCGTAAGGGTCCACCTGCACTGTGAAGGCGAACTTTCGCCCAAAGAGTGGTACATGGTGATCGCCAATCACCAATCCTGGGTAGATATCTTAATTCTACAAAGGGTGCTGAACCGCAAAATACCTTTCCTTAAGTTCTTTTTGAAAAAAGAGCTGATCTTCGTGCCGTTTCTCGGCTTGGCCTGGTGGGCGCTCGACTTTCCATTTATGCGTCGATATAGCACGGCTCAACTTAGGAAAAACCCTAAGCTAAGGGGCAAAGATATCGAGATCACGAGAAAGGCTTGTGCAAAATTTAAATCGACGCCGGTCAGCGTGATGAACTTCGTAGAGGGAACTCGCTTCAGAGCCCATAAACACTCGAAGCAAAACTCTCAATTCTCACACCTGTTAAAACCTAAGGCGGGTGGGCTGGCTTTTGCATTATCGGCAATGGGTGAACATATTCATAAACTGGTCGATGTTTCCATCTATTACCCGGAAAAAGTACCTACCTATTGGGACTATATCAGCGGACAGGTTACAGAGGTACATGTACATATTAAGGTCTCGGAGATCGCAACCGAGATGCGCGGCGACTACATGAAAGACAGAGAGTTTAAGATCTCGTTTCAGGAGCAGCTCAACAAAATATGGCAAGAGAAAGATCAAAGGCTTGAACAATTTGCCCAGCAACACAATGAAAATCAGAAGGTGTCATAGCAAGATGTTGAATTTTTTACCTGGTCCAGTGCTATATATCATCAGCTCGCTCCTGCTCGTCATCAACACGACGATTTGGGCCGGCTTGATCAGCATAGGGGGGCTCATAAAACTTCTCCTTCCATTCACTGCCGGACGGAACTTTCTCACCAAGATCATGAACAAATTCATGTGGTCCTGGGCCACCTGTAATGGCGGAATACTCTTCCTACTGGCAGATATCGAGTGGGACATCGAAGGGTTAGAGAAGTTGGATAAACATGGCTGGTACCTGCTGATCAGTAACCACCTCAGTGGCCTCGATATTGCGGTACAAACCTATGTATTGCGCAATCACATTCCTATGCTGAAGTTCTTCCTTAAACGCGAACTGCTCTATGTTCCTCTGTTGGGCTTGGGTTGCTGGGCACTGGACATGCCATTTATGAGCCGAACCAGTCCTGCCAAACTGAAGAAGAATCCGAAACTTAAGGGTAAAGATCTGGCATCGACACGTCGTGCCTGTGAAAAATTTAAAACCATGCCGACCTCCATCATCAATTACGTTGAGGGAAGCCGCTTCACAGAAGAGAAGCGCATACGCCAGGACTCACCCTACCGTTATCTGCTGCGCCCTAAAGCGGGTGGCATCGCCTTCACGCTGTCAGCCATGGGTGAGCAATTTACTAACCTACTCAATGTCACCTTAGTATATCCGGAAGCAGAGTCCGATCCCCTGTCTGAGGTGATGCACGGTAAGATTAAGAAAATAACAGTAAAAGTAGAGGTGCTGCCGGTACCCGAAGTCGATAATAAGCGCTACTTTTCCGAGGCTCAGTATCGTGTCGAATTCCAGCGTTGGTTAAACCAGCTATGGGAAGAGAAGGATGAGCAGATCCATCAGGTGATGCTAAAAAATGGCGTAGCCAAAGAAGATAGGCCTTAACGATATGGTGCCTGACTCCCGGAATTCAGGCACTTTAATCCTCACTTAAATACCGCGCCACATCCTCTATCTCATCTTCGCTGAATACCTTAATCCCCGCTTTGATGAGTGCATCGGTAGTCATGCCGTTGCCCTCGATGAGTCGCTTAGCGAAATTCCCGTCATAGATAACTCCTGAGCCAGTTTAGCCACTTTCTGTGGGATAAGCTCTTAACCGGGTAACATCCCTCTATTTTGATTGAACCACTGGCTTCAACTTCATAAAACAAACCCAGCATTGTCAACAATATCGAGATTCAGAATCTTACCAGCCGCAACTAGCCCTTTACACAAGTTAAAATAAAGCACTGACTAACAGCTACTTAAGCCAACTCGCACTATAGCATTAGACTTATGTCTAACCACCACATTGTTGACAAAATAGTCAGATACTTTTAATTTCCTATTCATTGTCAACCATCTCGATGAAACACGATTTGATCATGGAACTTAATACATCTGTGGCGACAGACACCAGAGCAGAGTCAATAACTTCAGTGGTAAATATCACCCTGGCCGATCGGGTGTTAGGCGAAATCCAGACCAGTATTATTAAGGGTGAACTCCCCACCGGCAGTAAGATTAACGAGCAGGCATTAGCCCGGAAGTATGGCATCAGCCGAGGGCCCACTCGTGAAGCACTGCAAACCCTCGAGCAGCGTCGCCTAATCGTGCGAGTGCCTCATGTCGGTGCTCGAGTCGCAGAGCTCACGGTAGATGAGCTAAACGATCTGTATCAGCTGCGCAGCGTTTTAGAATGTATGGCCTGTGAGCTGGCGGCGCAGAACATCACTCAGGTTCAACTGGAAAAATTACAGCAGGTATTAACGGAGCAGGAAACGGCACTATCTGATGGTGACAGCTACTTTCAAGAGGAGGGGGATGTCGATTTTCACTATCAGATAATACTGGCGAGCGGCAATAAACACCTGCAGGAGACCTTAGTCGGTGGCCTATATCATCTGCTGCGTATGTATCGTTACCAATGCACTAACAAGAGTCGTCCCGTTAAGGCGATTGCCGATCACAGACGCATTGTCGAAGCTATTGCCAGCCGCGACAGTGAACTGGCAGGCTTATTGATGCGCAGGCACATAGAGCAGGGACGAATTAATACTGAAAAACGTTTGAAAGAGCTCCAAACAGAGTAATAACTTAAACCAGAAACGTATCAGAGTTACCAACAAAGGCCTTGCTTCCTCCCTTCCGGCAAGGCCTTTTTCTCTTCTTTCACCGCGGGTTAATTCTGGGAAGCAGGCACAAAAAAGGCGCCTACTAGCGCCTTTTCATTAACGGGTCAACTTATGGGGCGACTCGTGTTACATGTTGTACCCATCCTTCAGGGCCTTCAATTTTCCCCTTCTGAATATCTGTGAGCACCTGATACAGACGGCGGGTATTGTCACCAACATGGCCATCTCCAACCGTAACAACCCGGTTATCTTCGAAGATGTACGAGCCAACAGGTGACACGACGGCAGCGGTACCAAAACCACCCGCCTCGATGATCTCGCCGGATTCGATGTCCGCGATAAACTTATCTAACATCACCGTCTCTTGGCGCACTTCACAGCCGAGCAGCTCACCCAGATCCAAGATAGATTGCGAGGTGATCGATTTAAGGATCGTATCGGTAAAACTTGGAATGATCACAGTGCCATCTTTGAGGATATGAAAGTGATTCATGGCGCCGACCTCTTCGATCTGCTTGTTGCTCGCATCGAGGTAAAGCACCTGTGCGGCACCATACTCGGCAGCAGCCTTACCGGCTTTCAACGACGCGGCGTAGTTACCCGCGGCCTTAGAGGCTCCGGTACCACCCGATACCGCACGGTGGAAGCGCTCACTGATAAGCAGACGAATCGCCTTATCGAATCCATCAGAGTAATAGGGGCCGCTCGGGCTCAGCATCACACAGAAGGTATATTGCTCGCTCGGGCTGACAGACAACCTATCTTCGGTGGCAAAGATAAAGGGACGAATATAGAGACAAGCCCCCTCCTGCATCGGGAACCAGAGTCTGT
This window harbors:
- the cysE gene encoding serine O-acetyltransferase; translation: MRYEVWEQLRVEAEALVKQEPLLASHVYTSILNHECLGSALSFVVANKLSDGVVSPFTFRELFDKAFIHCDEMLTNVATDIKAVKDRDPAVSSYLTVMLNLKGFQAIQVHRLAHCLWQQDRRELAQFIQSRNSEVFGVDIHPACKIGTGIMFDHATGIVIGETAVIEDNVSLLQSVTLGGTGNQQGDRHPKIRQGVMIGAGAKVLGNIEVGQGAKVGAGSVVLTDVAPHTTVVGVPAKAVGTPVSDCPAETMEQNFFDSSAIA
- a CDS encoding YifB family Mg chelatase-like AAA ATPase → MAIACVATRASKGVEAPSVTVEVHLSNGLPAFNLVGLPETSVKEAKERVRSAIINAGFEFPMRRITVNLAPADLPKQGGRYDLPIAIGILAASKQVPKNSLKDHEFVGELALSGHIRHCHGLLPVIVDARKQDTTLVIPLDNRDDAELVGYQKVHFACHLQTLSEYLHGQTPLPGIQTELEWIDTETQEHTSCMSEVIGQYQAKLGLEIAAAGNHNLLLLGPPGTGKSMLASRMMQLLPPLSYDEALEVAALHSVAGMSLAPKQFYRRPFRNPHHTSSAISLVGGGSNPKPGEISLAHRGVLFLDEVVEFPRRVLDCLREPMESGEVVISRAAAKLTFASRFQLVAAMNPSPCGDVDNARATQDQIQRYLSRLSGPFLDRFDLTIEVPKLPAGALTQKVDMGETSESIAIRVKSARELQLARAGVLNSELSGRQLQESGGFEQSDLLFLEQSVNKLGLSVRSFHRLQRVARTIADLQHSKRVDRSHIAQALGYRAMDRLLNSLKSAY
- a CDS encoding ABC transporter substrate-binding protein, encoding MKLISLFCLLCLLCTQVQAKADVIFFNPGKAQESFWGDVDQAMAEAANLVGLELEILHSNRDRLLMIDQVNALVRSKTLPKYVVLVSEEASASKMLESFYGRPVYVALMLNDISKEERAQLKQDPHWQKFLLPAVVPDNYFIGQDSARALAESMTSESPEVICISGDTLTPASVDRTSGAADFFKSQTQLTLHQVVYAHWREDSAYWLTLKMLKRYPNLTGIWTANDHMAFGVLRALEEQGIIAGRDIFISTVNTSEKVLRLRQQDKITALGGGHFLAGAVVMDKIAKHQHSGQYSAGSPFPLFSLLEPGSEYFTALLNRDWRAIISHKLCLPDPDLKLGCGVSVGAK
- a CDS encoding acyltransferase, giving the protein MGGVFSLIRGCLAFVCWVINTIFWVLPIVILSPIKLIPIAAIRKACSSLLDNCASAWISINGVIERIFHPVRVHLHCEGELSPKEWYMVIANHQSWVDILILQRVLNRKIPFLKFFLKKELIFVPFLGLAWWALDFPFMRRYSTAQLRKNPKLRGKDIEITRKACAKFKSTPVSVMNFVEGTRFRAHKHSKQNSQFSHLLKPKAGGLAFALSAMGEHIHKLVDVSIYYPEKVPTYWDYISGQVTEVHVHIKVSEIATEMRGDYMKDREFKISFQEQLNKIWQEKDQRLEQFAQQHNENQKVS
- a CDS encoding acyltransferase; its protein translation is MLNFLPGPVLYIISSLLLVINTTIWAGLISIGGLIKLLLPFTAGRNFLTKIMNKFMWSWATCNGGILFLLADIEWDIEGLEKLDKHGWYLLISNHLSGLDIAVQTYVLRNHIPMLKFFLKRELLYVPLLGLGCWALDMPFMSRTSPAKLKKNPKLKGKDLASTRRACEKFKTMPTSIINYVEGSRFTEEKRIRQDSPYRYLLRPKAGGIAFTLSAMGEQFTNLLNVTLVYPEAESDPLSEVMHGKIKKITVKVEVLPVPEVDNKRYFSEAQYRVEFQRWLNQLWEEKDEQIHQVMLKNGVAKEDRP
- a CDS encoding GntR family transcriptional regulator; this translates as MELNTSVATDTRAESITSVVNITLADRVLGEIQTSIIKGELPTGSKINEQALARKYGISRGPTREALQTLEQRRLIVRVPHVGARVAELTVDELNDLYQLRSVLECMACELAAQNITQVQLEKLQQVLTEQETALSDGDSYFQEEGDVDFHYQIILASGNKHLQETLVGGLYHLLRMYRYQCTNKSRPVKAIADHRRIVEAIASRDSELAGLLMRRHIEQGRINTEKRLKELQTE
- a CDS encoding branched-chain amino acid aminotransferase; translation: MQINYNLKPALERRTEQFEPETDVGFGNLRTDHMFLMDYRDGQWCDPRVVPYGPFEVAPGAIALHYGQSVFEGAKAFMHEDGEIYTFRLDKNAERLNRSADILCIPGLSEAMQLEGINALIDVDRLWFPMQEGACLYIRPFIFATEDRLSVSPSEQYTFCVMLSPSGPYYSDGFDKAIRLLISERFHRAVSGGTGASKAAGNYAASLKAGKAAAEYGAAQVLYLDASNKQIEEVGAMNHFHILKDGTVIIPSFTDTILKSITSQSILDLGELLGCEVRQETVMLDKFIADIESGEIIEAGGFGTAAVVSPVGSYIFEDNRVVTVGDGHVGDNTRRLYQVLTDIQKGKIEGPEGWVQHVTRVAP